A stretch of the Candidatus Hydrogenedentota bacterium genome encodes the following:
- a CDS encoding amino acid deaminase/aldolase, with translation MKRFVREYDYYRNIFRERPLPLAYVDLELFDANIAAVLERAGRTRIRVASKSIRCVPLLERILASDERFDGVMCYTAGEAVFLSQLGLNNLLIAYPAWQEAELASLCRELRRGKRLICTIDSVEHADHLNQSGRAFDTQIPVCIDADMSYSFLGLHFGVQRSPIRDAASAAHVAKHVIGCRHLRLEGLMAYEAQIAGIPDDVPGRLFRNSAVRFLQSLSRRDVLRRRRELASAIVKAAHELAFVNGGGSGSIDFTVSDGAVTEITVGSAFFAPALFDGYHNVQYQPAAGFALEITRIPKPGVFTCLGGGYAASGSAGPDRLPSPYLPRGARLLPSEGAGEVQTPVRYRGEPRLDIGDPILMRHAKAGELCEHFNSLALVSNGAIIDEAPTYRGEGQAFL, from the coding sequence ATGAAGCGATTCGTGCGGGAATATGACTACTACCGGAACATCTTCCGCGAACGCCCTCTTCCGCTGGCTTATGTAGATCTGGAACTCTTTGACGCAAATATCGCAGCCGTGCTTGAACGCGCCGGGCGAACACGCATCCGCGTTGCCTCAAAATCCATCCGGTGCGTTCCTTTGTTGGAGCGCATTCTGGCCAGTGATGAACGTTTCGATGGTGTGATGTGTTACACGGCGGGTGAGGCGGTGTTTCTCAGTCAATTGGGACTCAACAATCTTCTGATCGCCTACCCGGCGTGGCAGGAGGCGGAGCTGGCCTCACTATGCCGTGAGCTTCGGCGCGGCAAGAGACTGATCTGCACGATCGACAGCGTGGAACATGCCGATCACCTGAATCAGTCTGGCCGTGCGTTTGACACGCAGATCCCTGTCTGCATCGATGCCGACATGTCGTATTCGTTCTTGGGGCTTCATTTTGGCGTTCAGCGAAGTCCCATCAGGGACGCCGCCAGCGCTGCTCACGTGGCCAAGCATGTCATCGGTTGCCGGCACTTGCGTCTTGAGGGCCTCATGGCCTACGAAGCGCAGATTGCGGGCATACCCGACGACGTACCCGGCCGCCTTTTCCGCAACAGCGCCGTACGGTTTCTGCAATCGCTATCCAGGCGGGACGTGTTGCGCCGGCGGCGGGAATTGGCAAGCGCGATAGTGAAAGCCGCGCACGAACTCGCGTTCGTCAACGGGGGAGGCTCGGGCAGCATCGATTTCACGGTATCCGACGGCGCGGTGACTGAAATTACTGTGGGCTCGGCATTCTTCGCCCCCGCCCTCTTCGATGGCTACCACAACGTTCAGTATCAACCGGCGGCCGGATTCGCATTGGAAATCACGCGCATCCCGAAACCCGGCGTCTTCACGTGCCTGGGCGGAGGCTACGCCGCTTCGGGTTCCGCCGGTCCGGACCGCCTCCCCAGCCCGTACTTGCCGAGGGGCGCCCGGTTACTCCCGAGCGAGGGCGCCGGAGAGGTGCAGACCCCGGTCCGGTACCGGGGTGAGCCCCGCCTGGACATCGGCGATCCCATCCTCATGCGACATGCGAAGGCGGGGGAATTATGCGAGCATTTCAACTCGCTTGCGCTCGTCTCGAATGGCGCAATTATCGACGAAGCGCCGACCTACCGCGGCGAGGGGCAGGCATTCCTGTAG
- the hisB gene encoding imidazoleglycerol-phosphate dehydratase HisB translates to MRKASVKRETGETRITLTLVLEGSGRSDIKTGIGFFDHMLTHVARHGLFDLDVSAEGDLEVDAHHTVEDVGICLGKAFLQALGDMKGIRRFGHAVIPMDETLAEASIDFSGRPFLRFDGDLPCGKAGEFDSELAEEFFRAFAINSRATLHLVLRAGKNLHHCIEGLFKAFAHALDEAVQIDPRVEGVPSTKGVLER, encoded by the coding sequence ATGCGCAAAGCCTCTGTAAAACGTGAAACGGGGGAGACCCGCATCACGCTTACGCTCGTTCTCGAGGGGAGTGGCCGCTCCGACATAAAGACCGGCATCGGGTTCTTCGACCATATGCTCACCCATGTAGCCCGGCACGGCCTATTCGACCTTGATGTCTCCGCTGAAGGTGACCTCGAGGTCGATGCTCATCATACTGTCGAGGACGTGGGTATCTGTCTGGGCAAAGCCTTTCTGCAGGCCTTGGGCGACATGAAGGGGATCCGGCGCTTCGGGCACGCGGTAATACCGATGGACGAGACGTTGGCCGAGGCTTCGATCGATTTCAGCGGCAGGCCGTTCCTGCGGTTTGACGGCGATCTCCCCTGTGGCAAGGCAGGAGAGTTCGATTCGGAACTCGCCGAAGAGTTCTTTCGCGCCTTCGCTATAAATAGCAGGGCAACTCTGCACTTGGTCCTGCGCGCGGGAAAGAATCTGCATCATTGCATCGAGGGGCTCTTCAAGGCGTTCGCACACGCATTGGACGAAGCGGTCCAGATCGATCCGCGGGTCGAAGGCGTGCCCTCAACAAAGGGGGTGTTGGAGAGGTGA
- a CDS encoding MraY family glycosyltransferase, with amino-acid sequence MAGQEHIIPCLTVFGVGFGVVMLLEPFILRFALKRGLVDPPDWRKVHTGTVPRIGGVAFFPAILLCFWTIYIVWPQYCQPHYRGLLVALLVISLAGLWDDMRNMRALTKLGCQFVSGAILFWAGYRFQAFMLPFSFRVVELGSIDFLLTVLAVAAVINAINMLDGLDGLAAGCTFIMSGFLLVNKATQGGALSASMCAGVMGITGAFLFFNFHPAKVFMGDTGSMFLGLFLASEMLDAASHATALTTMLLPLVILGIPIFDMLRIMATRARNSGKVFSADKSHIHHRLLSLGLSHKEVVLFTYALNVYMGVLALIYRHVDLNYRILYVFNIGLFLFMSFYLVGHDHRKDPEK; translated from the coding sequence ATGGCAGGGCAGGAGCACATCATTCCTTGTTTGACGGTCTTTGGCGTGGGATTTGGCGTGGTCATGCTCCTTGAGCCCTTCATTCTCCGCTTCGCCCTTAAACGCGGGCTCGTGGATCCCCCAGACTGGCGGAAAGTGCACACGGGCACGGTTCCGCGCATCGGGGGAGTCGCATTCTTCCCCGCGATTCTCCTGTGCTTTTGGACCATTTACATTGTCTGGCCACAGTATTGCCAGCCGCACTACCGGGGTCTCCTTGTTGCCTTGTTGGTCATTTCACTCGCCGGATTATGGGACGATATGCGCAACATGCGCGCGTTAACGAAGCTGGGATGCCAGTTCGTGAGCGGGGCGATTTTGTTCTGGGCGGGTTACCGGTTCCAGGCCTTCATGCTGCCCTTCAGTTTCAGGGTGGTTGAGCTTGGGTCGATCGATTTCTTGCTCACCGTGCTCGCCGTTGCGGCCGTCATCAACGCCATCAACATGCTGGACGGCCTGGATGGTCTCGCCGCGGGATGCACGTTCATCATGTCCGGGTTCCTGCTAGTGAATAAGGCGACGCAAGGCGGTGCTCTTTCGGCGTCCATGTGCGCCGGCGTCATGGGCATCACGGGGGCATTCTTGTTCTTCAATTTTCATCCGGCGAAGGTCTTTATGGGCGACACCGGCTCGATGTTTCTGGGCTTGTTTCTTGCTTCCGAAATGCTTGACGCGGCCTCGCATGCAACCGCCCTGACAACGATGCTGCTGCCCCTGGTCATCCTGGGCATCCCGATCTTCGATATGCTTCGCATCATGGCCACCCGCGCTCGTAATTCCGGTAAAGTGTTCTCCGCCGACAAGAGCCATATTCATCACCGCCTGTTGAGTCTCGGCCTTTCCCACAAGGAAGTCGTTCTTTTCACATACGCGTTGAATGTTTACATGGGCGTCCTGGCGCTGATTTATCGGCACGTTGACCTCAATTACCGTATTCTGTATGTGTTCAATATCGGTCTTTTCCTGTTCATGTCCTTTTATCTAGTTGGCCACGACCACCGAAAAGACCCCGAAAAATGA
- a CDS encoding ATP:cob(I)alamin adenosyltransferase yields the protein MRSKVTTKQGDQGETIALNGETYPKSHPIICCIGALDEARVQTALLRQVLASQNDEALDDILRFLHWVLHTFFIIGTDCSDPAGKHPECRRGKISEKELIKLEDAQLRLETELKLPNAFIVGASTVPAAHADVACTAVRRLERAFAEFRQAFPEFDAGTIPAFLNRLSDYLFVLARWLERGNHAPVDYSVLDT from the coding sequence ATGCGATCAAAAGTCACGACCAAACAGGGAGACCAAGGCGAGACGATAGCCCTTAACGGGGAAACCTATCCGAAGTCCCATCCCATCATATGCTGCATCGGAGCACTAGACGAAGCGCGGGTACAGACCGCCTTGCTGCGGCAGGTGCTGGCTTCACAGAATGACGAGGCGCTGGACGACATCCTGCGTTTTCTGCACTGGGTCTTGCACACGTTTTTCATCATTGGGACCGACTGCAGCGACCCGGCCGGGAAGCATCCCGAGTGCAGGCGCGGAAAGATCAGCGAGAAGGAACTGATCAAGCTGGAGGATGCCCAACTTCGTCTCGAGACGGAGCTGAAGTTGCCAAACGCATTCATCGTGGGAGCGTCCACGGTTCCCGCTGCCCACGCGGATGTCGCGTGCACGGCTGTGCGGCGTCTCGAACGAGCTTTCGCGGAATTCCGGCAGGCCTTCCCCGAGTTTGACGCCGGCACAATTCCGGCATTCCTGAACCGCTTGAGCGACTACCTGTTTGTCCTGGCCCGATGGCTGGAGCGCGGAAATCACGCCCCAGTCGATTATTCGGTGCTTGACACGTAG
- a CDS encoding fused MFS/spermidine synthase — protein sequence MSVSSDACVSPDESVSRVRHAGVSLALTFCVLHSGATVMIYEFLAVRILQRDFGSLLEIWAAEMTVVLAGLAIGYALGGYLADRFRAWWLLGAVFIIGGLTALPMEPLAFRTADWLFSFENTEPAWWWPIFAAGACTFVPILALGTVTPQAIRLQVRSLDRVGSGAGWIASLSTVGSILGVMLITFVFLPKYGVRDTLFWVSLALAALGLVVVAVSLLTRKRGIAAAPVLLALLCACGGADAQILFDRYSAYHHILVVDEGDTRMLRFDDTRQSQMSLKNPVEGGFEYTDFFHVPMVFNPAAQDVLFVGLGGGTGPKAFLQYYPGARLDVAEIDPLVVRVAHDFFQVPEDPRLQISVADGRVFLRRARKSYDVIIMDAYGTSPYGLYLPYHLTTIEFFKIAREHLKDGGCLVYNTVEVDRRTKRDRVQDLLTTLGKVFEFTYAFKARTSLNTVLVAIKFPQTAEGAPAVTYPEWPQGPVSNHPLNVEQLADLTRMLAEKGRLPLPRLQDRVRQISPAVSGPDRGTVLTDDFAPTDLGAGG from the coding sequence ATGTCCGTATCTTCCGATGCGTGTGTATCGCCTGATGAGTCCGTCTCCCGTGTGCGCCACGCGGGCGTTTCGCTTGCGCTTACGTTCTGTGTGCTTCATTCCGGCGCTACCGTGATGATCTATGAGTTTCTTGCTGTGCGCATTCTTCAGCGGGATTTCGGCAGCCTTCTGGAAATATGGGCAGCGGAGATGACGGTAGTTCTGGCCGGGCTTGCCATCGGTTACGCGCTGGGCGGATACCTCGCGGACCGTTTCCGGGCGTGGTGGCTCTTGGGCGCCGTATTCATTATCGGCGGGCTTACAGCCTTGCCCATGGAACCCCTGGCATTCCGCACCGCGGACTGGCTGTTTTCCTTTGAGAATACTGAACCTGCGTGGTGGTGGCCGATATTCGCCGCCGGGGCGTGCACGTTTGTCCCCATTCTCGCCCTGGGAACCGTTACGCCCCAGGCCATACGGTTGCAGGTGCGAAGCCTCGACCGGGTGGGCTCGGGCGCAGGGTGGATAGCAAGCCTGTCAACCGTCGGGAGCATACTGGGCGTCATGCTCATCACCTTCGTGTTCTTGCCGAAATACGGCGTTCGGGACACCCTGTTCTGGGTGTCCCTCGCGCTTGCCGCCCTTGGACTTGTTGTGGTGGCGGTATCCCTGCTGACGCGAAAGAGAGGGATTGCCGCCGCGCCGGTGCTCCTGGCGCTGCTCTGCGCGTGCGGCGGAGCGGATGCCCAAATCCTCTTCGATCGCTACAGCGCCTACCACCACATTCTGGTCGTCGACGAGGGAGATACCCGTATGCTCCGTTTCGATGACACCCGGCAGAGCCAGATGTCCCTGAAGAACCCCGTCGAGGGCGGATTCGAGTACACGGATTTCTTCCACGTGCCGATGGTGTTCAATCCGGCAGCCCAGGACGTCCTGTTCGTCGGATTGGGAGGTGGCACGGGGCCCAAAGCATTTCTCCAATACTACCCTGGTGCGCGCCTTGACGTCGCGGAAATCGATCCGTTGGTGGTAAGAGTCGCGCACGACTTCTTCCAGGTGCCTGAGGACCCGAGGCTGCAGATCTCGGTAGCGGACGGCAGGGTCTTCCTCCGGAGGGCGCGCAAGAGTTACGACGTCATCATCATGGATGCGTACGGCACCAGCCCCTACGGTCTCTATCTTCCCTATCACCTTACCACGATCGAGTTCTTCAAGATCGCACGAGAACACCTAAAAGACGGCGGCTGCTTGGTTTACAACACCGTCGAGGTCGACCGCCGCACAAAGCGCGACCGGGTGCAGGATCTCCTGACAACGCTGGGCAAGGTATTTGAGTTCACGTACGCCTTCAAGGCCAGGACCAGCCTGAACACGGTGCTCGTGGCCATCAAGTTTCCTCAGACGGCCGAGGGTGCGCCCGCCGTCACTTACCCTGAGTGGCCCCAGGGGCCCGTGTCCAACCATCCCCTGAATGTCGAGCAATTGGCTGACCTTACGCGTATGCTTGCGGAGAAGGGGCGGCTTCCGCTGCCCCGGCTCCAGGACCGGGTGCGGCAGATATCCCCCGCTGTGAGCGGGCCGGACCGCGGGACGGTTCTGACCGACGACTTCGCGCCCACCGACCTCGGTGCAGGGGGCTGA
- a CDS encoding Gfo/Idh/MocA family oxidoreductase: MLNVAFIGCGRIADLHFAGYKRLGDARVYAICDNDPARLAGRQAEWGVEKVYTDYRDLLADPEVHAVEVLTPFDTHEEVVLAAARAGKHIACQKPMTDSLPSADRMLAAVKEAGVLFKVTECYVLYPPVAQAKALIDAGVIGEPAGLRMRSISSPGGGWEVPAATYEQQLRQVAHGHGFETFDHGHHEWAMAWHLLGAPERVTAWVDSEDGILDCPATIMWKCKEGTRYGVCDFNHARFLTIPSKYYPNDEWLEVTGSKGILFISKGTGDVHERPPVSVFTGSGWRHYSPPADWIEGFTASTANFVRAIQRREPPLLDAESARQVLRFSLAVERSAAERREVYVEEFEHAFPRWYSWRRKRRERSGCIVGPRKKRLSDLFGGGTRQYAPHARELTLDLGSRYDPSKAAGWSCVVGLRLTAEERVTEQSYALRIKDGGLSVEEGFLPKDAELTLTMPAGTWAAILMGKKRLETALLQGKIKYEGRAEEGLKLRGAFKI; this comes from the coding sequence ATGCTGAATGTGGCGTTCATCGGTTGTGGCCGTATTGCCGACTTGCACTTTGCCGGTTACAAACGCCTCGGCGATGCGCGCGTGTACGCGATCTGCGACAACGATCCTGCCCGTCTCGCCGGCCGTCAGGCCGAATGGGGCGTTGAAAAGGTGTACACAGACTATCGCGACCTTCTGGCCGACCCCGAAGTTCATGCCGTGGAAGTGCTCACTCCGTTCGACACGCACGAGGAAGTCGTACTTGCCGCCGCCCGGGCCGGCAAACATATCGCTTGCCAGAAACCCATGACCGACAGCCTGCCGAGCGCGGACCGGATGCTCGCGGCCGTAAAAGAGGCGGGCGTACTTTTCAAGGTGACGGAATGTTATGTGCTATATCCCCCCGTGGCGCAAGCCAAAGCCCTGATCGATGCCGGCGTAATCGGGGAACCCGCAGGTCTTCGCATGCGGTCGATCTCCAGCCCCGGCGGCGGATGGGAGGTGCCCGCCGCGACCTACGAACAGCAGCTCCGTCAGGTCGCGCACGGCCACGGGTTTGAGACGTTCGACCACGGGCACCACGAATGGGCCATGGCATGGCACCTGCTTGGCGCGCCCGAACGCGTCACTGCATGGGTCGACTCTGAGGATGGCATACTCGATTGCCCCGCAACCATCATGTGGAAATGCAAAGAAGGAACCCGATACGGCGTGTGCGATTTCAATCATGCCAGGTTCCTCACCATCCCCTCCAAGTACTATCCCAACGACGAGTGGCTGGAAGTCACGGGGTCAAAGGGAATCCTGTTCATTAGCAAGGGCACGGGCGATGTCCATGAGCGGCCTCCGGTGTCCGTCTTCACCGGCTCCGGTTGGCGGCATTACAGTCCGCCGGCCGATTGGATCGAGGGATTTACCGCATCCACGGCCAACTTCGTCCGGGCCATTCAGAGGCGGGAGCCCCCCCTGCTCGACGCAGAGTCCGCCCGCCAAGTGCTTCGGTTCTCCCTGGCCGTCGAACGAAGCGCCGCCGAACGCCGCGAGGTCTATGTTGAAGAGTTCGAGCACGCATTTCCGCGCTGGTACTCGTGGCGCCGGAAACGGAGAGAGCGCAGCGGGTGCATTGTTGGGCCCCGCAAGAAGCGTCTGTCCGATTTGTTCGGCGGAGGGACTCGCCAGTATGCCCCTCATGCGCGCGAGCTCACGCTGGATCTGGGCAGTCGTTATGACCCATCCAAGGCCGCGGGCTGGTCGTGTGTCGTGGGTCTCCGCCTCACTGCCGAAGAACGAGTGACGGAGCAGTCGTACGCGCTGCGGATAAAGGACGGCGGTCTTTCCGTAGAAGAAGGCTTTCTTCCCAAGGATGCCGAGCTTACGTTAACCATGCCGGCGGGAACGTGGGCGGCAATCCTGATGGGAAAGAAACGCCTCGAGACCGCCTTGCTCCAGGGGAAAATCAAGTATGAAGGGCGCGCTGAAGAAGGACTCAAGCTCCGCGGCGCGTTCAAGATTTAG
- a CDS encoding metallophosphoesterase family protein yields the protein MRYAILSDIHANIEAMEAVLGKIDALDIDQVLCLGDIVGYNANPNECTALIRERGIPTVCGNHDAVACGREEPWGFNRIALEAAIWTREALTQENIEWLNALPDAVQPNGVIGVHGAPGDRDSYMFTWEDVSPHFGDVSVKGRNACFFGHTHVPGIFESDGGWTPVNGTKFILKDGPVTFINPGSVGQPRDGDPRASFGVYDTIGREFSLVRVKYNVKAAMTHIRNSGLPDYLADRLEVGR from the coding sequence TTGCGATACGCGATTCTCTCCGACATCCATGCCAATATTGAGGCCATGGAGGCCGTGTTGGGGAAGATCGATGCGCTCGATATCGATCAAGTCCTGTGCCTGGGAGACATCGTCGGCTACAATGCCAACCCGAACGAATGTACCGCCCTGATCAGGGAAAGGGGCATTCCAACGGTGTGCGGAAATCACGACGCCGTGGCGTGCGGGCGGGAAGAGCCCTGGGGATTCAATCGTATAGCACTCGAGGCCGCGATATGGACCAGGGAAGCGCTCACGCAAGAAAATATCGAGTGGCTGAATGCGCTTCCCGACGCTGTACAGCCCAATGGCGTGATTGGGGTGCACGGCGCCCCCGGAGACCGCGATTCCTACATGTTCACCTGGGAGGATGTGAGTCCTCATTTCGGTGATGTCTCCGTCAAGGGAAGAAATGCCTGTTTCTTCGGTCATACGCATGTGCCCGGTATTTTTGAGTCTGACGGGGGCTGGACACCCGTCAATGGCACCAAGTTCATCTTGAAGGACGGGCCTGTCACGTTCATCAATCCCGGCTCCGTGGGTCAGCCGCGAGATGGCGACCCGAGGGCTTCGTTCGGAGTGTACGATACAATTGGGCGGGAGTTCTCGCTGGTCCGCGTCAAGTACAATGTCAAGGCCGCGATGACACATATTCGGAACTCCGGCCTTCCGGACTATCTTGCGGACAGGCTGGAGGTTGGCCGCTAG
- a CDS encoding aldehyde dehydrogenase family protein, giving the protein MTMTAGETRGADVGITVCNPRNGEVLYTIPAPSAQDVTDTYARAREAFKKLKAMSVRQRLDEASKLKRYLLENRLEIARKIVSETGKCLTDALMLEVFPALDTIDYYEKNAERILAEQRVKTPIFLLGKKSKVVYEPMGPVLVISPWNYPFHLSFVPIMCAFIAGNSTILKPSSYTPLQGLFEAITGNSGFMKDAIQVIYATRKHAQMLIDEKPAKIFFTGSVGAGKQVMASAAQHLIPLELELGGKDPMVVFEDVDIDRTVNGALWGSFANCGQTCTSVERVYVQERIYDQFVAALTEKIAKLRTLAPDGSGKDDGELDVGCMTAEFQIETIEDQLSDVQSRGGKIACGGGRNGKSHVFPPTVVTGLENGMKIVYDETFGPVVTVGKFKTEQEAIELANDSPFGLSASVWSADLERAERVARSIITGNVSINNVLATQANSGLPFGGVKDSGFGRYRGSFGLHTFSNVKSLVIDKQSSKPELNWYPYSKRKFELFNELMAAAFGGKPFSLLRTAVAGLKLEILARKNRL; this is encoded by the coding sequence ATGACCATGACAGCAGGCGAGACACGCGGTGCCGACGTGGGAATCACCGTATGCAACCCGCGTAATGGCGAAGTTCTATACACAATCCCCGCCCCATCCGCGCAAGACGTGACGGACACCTATGCGCGCGCCAGGGAAGCCTTCAAGAAACTCAAAGCCATGTCAGTAAGGCAACGGCTTGATGAGGCTTCGAAACTCAAGCGGTATTTGCTCGAAAACCGTCTGGAAATCGCGCGGAAGATCGTAAGCGAGACCGGCAAATGTCTTACCGATGCCCTCATGCTCGAGGTCTTCCCGGCACTCGACACCATCGATTACTATGAGAAGAACGCCGAGCGCATCCTGGCCGAGCAGCGCGTCAAGACGCCGATCTTTCTGTTGGGCAAGAAATCCAAGGTGGTGTACGAGCCCATGGGGCCCGTACTCGTCATTTCCCCGTGGAACTACCCGTTTCATCTCTCGTTTGTGCCTATTATGTGCGCGTTCATCGCGGGCAATTCAACGATTTTGAAGCCGTCGAGCTATACTCCGCTCCAAGGGTTGTTCGAAGCCATTACCGGCAATAGCGGATTCATGAAAGACGCTATTCAGGTCATCTACGCGACTCGGAAACACGCCCAGATGCTCATTGACGAAAAGCCCGCCAAGATCTTCTTTACCGGCAGCGTCGGGGCGGGCAAACAGGTCATGGCATCCGCCGCCCAGCACCTTATCCCGTTGGAACTCGAGTTGGGCGGCAAGGATCCCATGGTTGTTTTCGAAGATGTCGACATCGACCGCACCGTTAACGGTGCGCTGTGGGGCTCATTTGCGAACTGTGGGCAAACCTGCACGTCGGTCGAGCGCGTATACGTCCAGGAACGCATCTATGATCAATTCGTGGCGGCGCTGACGGAAAAGATTGCCAAACTCAGAACCCTGGCGCCCGACGGCTCCGGGAAAGACGACGGCGAACTGGACGTAGGCTGCATGACCGCGGAATTCCAGATCGAGACCATCGAGGACCAGCTCAGCGACGTACAGTCGAGGGGCGGGAAAATCGCGTGTGGCGGCGGGCGCAACGGCAAGTCCCATGTTTTTCCGCCCACTGTTGTTACGGGCCTCGAGAACGGCATGAAGATCGTGTACGACGAGACGTTTGGGCCCGTGGTGACTGTCGGCAAGTTCAAGACCGAGCAGGAGGCCATCGAGCTCGCCAACGACTCGCCTTTCGGGCTGAGCGCAAGCGTATGGTCGGCCGACCTCGAACGCGCCGAGCGGGTTGCGCGAAGCATTATCACTGGAAACGTCTCGATCAATAATGTGCTGGCGACTCAGGCCAACTCCGGATTGCCGTTCGGCGGGGTGAAAGACAGCGGTTTCGGGCGCTATCGCGGGTCGTTTGGCCTGCATACCTTCTCGAACGTGAAGTCTCTTGTTATCGACAAGCAAAGCTCCAAGCCGGAGCTGAATTGGTATCCCTATTCCAAGAGGAAGTTCGAACTGTTCAATGAGCTGATGGCAGCCGCTTTTGGCGGCAAGCCCTTCTCGCTGTTGCGAACCGCGGTGGCGGGATTGAAACTCGAGATTCTCGCAAGAAAGAACCGCCTGTAA
- a CDS encoding MFS transporter: protein MSKLPFRTKLVFGLAGLGMNLPDLLLLQWLMKRYVPGTEDAVPLVAPRLFAAAYMIGRICEAIYCPIIASWTDNFRSANGRRIPFIRRGIIPFALVVFLLYNPPIDGTSIINFVYLLVLFQAYLFLYSLVVTPYLALLPELTPDVEERVSLTVAQSLFLVVSSVCFAFAGVLIATLGYRITAGIVACIAVLSFVPIGWTVRERQPMNLEDGLPRVPMIRGMLLTLRNPAFLVIAISTAFYWFGLQIIIALVPYWVETVLEKSEAFTTVLMGFFVVFNVASFFLMQKLSSLFGKYRVFLLTLLGSGAVFAMFAGVGAIPVGGVIPQTMLVMAFVGVTVAGFMVLPFALLSDAVDYDERLTGQRREGMFFGVQGIFQKLMIGLGIVTLSNLKGLGNAQADATVAGLKWAAVLAGIACVIGFLVFLPYPLRERHGRVAHVHDNPGEEP, encoded by the coding sequence TTGTCAAAACTCCCATTTCGCACAAAACTGGTCTTCGGCCTGGCAGGGCTGGGGATGAATCTGCCGGACCTCCTCCTGCTGCAGTGGCTTATGAAGCGGTACGTTCCGGGAACCGAGGATGCCGTCCCGCTGGTAGCTCCCCGGTTGTTCGCTGCCGCCTACATGATCGGCCGCATCTGCGAGGCGATATACTGCCCAATCATTGCCAGTTGGACCGACAACTTCCGGTCGGCCAACGGGCGCCGCATCCCGTTTATTCGGCGGGGCATCATTCCGTTCGCACTGGTCGTCTTTCTCTTGTATAACCCGCCAATCGACGGGACCAGCATAATCAATTTCGTATATCTTCTCGTGCTTTTTCAGGCGTATCTGTTCCTGTACTCGCTTGTGGTCACGCCCTATCTTGCCCTCTTGCCCGAACTTACGCCCGACGTCGAAGAGCGGGTATCTCTCACCGTAGCGCAGTCCCTCTTCCTCGTGGTCTCCAGCGTATGCTTTGCATTCGCCGGCGTCCTGATTGCGACCCTCGGATACCGTATTACGGCCGGTATTGTGGCTTGCATCGCGGTCCTGTCATTTGTTCCGATCGGCTGGACCGTGCGCGAGCGCCAGCCCATGAACCTGGAAGACGGTCTGCCCCGCGTACCGATGATCAGAGGTATGCTGCTCACGCTGAGAAATCCCGCGTTTCTCGTTATAGCGATTTCCACGGCTTTCTACTGGTTTGGCCTGCAGATTATCATCGCCCTGGTTCCATACTGGGTCGAGACGGTGCTCGAGAAGAGCGAGGCGTTCACAACTGTTCTGATGGGATTCTTCGTGGTATTCAACGTTGCCTCGTTCTTTCTGATGCAGAAGCTTTCGTCCCTTTTCGGCAAGTACAGGGTCTTCCTGCTGACCCTGCTGGGTTCGGGCGCGGTCTTTGCCATGTTCGCGGGCGTCGGCGCCATTCCAGTGGGCGGGGTCATCCCTCAAACCATGCTTGTGATGGCGTTCGTAGGGGTGACCGTGGCGGGGTTCATGGTCCTTCCCTTCGCGCTGCTTTCCGACGCGGTCGACTATGATGAGCGGCTCACGGGCCAGCGTCGGGAAGGCATGTTTTTTGGCGTACAGGGCATTTTTCAGAAGCTGATGATCGGTCTGGGAATCGTGACCCTGAGCAATCTCAAGGGACTTGGCAATGCACAGGCCGACGCAACAGTTGCCGGCCTCAAATGGGCCGCCGTCCTGGCGGGAATCGCGTGCGTTATCGGCTTCCTTGTTTTTCTGCCCTATCCCCTGCGCGAACGCCACGGCCGGGTGGCTCACGTCCATGACAACCCCGGGGAAGAGCCATGA